In Nitrospira sp., a single genomic region encodes these proteins:
- a CDS encoding zinc ribbon domain-containing protein, translating into MPIFEYVCRDCNHRFELLIQGSMQAACPHCRSVKAEKQFSAFGVGATESSATSVGGGACGSCGDPRGPGACSMN; encoded by the coding sequence ATGCCTATCTTCGAATATGTTTGTCGCGATTGCAATCATCGATTCGAGCTGCTGATTCAGGGATCGATGCAGGCCGCCTGCCCCCACTGCCGGTCGGTCAAGGCGGAGAAGCAGTTCTCCGCCTTCGGTGTCGGTGCGACTGAATCGTCGGCGACGTCTGTGGGAGGAGGTGCGTGCGGGAGTTGCGGTGATCCGCGAGGTCCCGGGGCCTGCTCCATGAATTGA
- a CDS encoding response regulator — MTFLQDAANRQSTLDLKRVLVVDDEEPIRRLLGYMLQSHGYETVLAADAKEARQRLEEHPFALVLCDVNMPGESGMDLVRSILADYPYTAAIMVTGLDSAVLANAALDMGAFGYVVKPFESNEVLINVTNALRRRRLEIENKLHQDNLEDIVRTRTMALQQALEWLERSEKELRLSREETIQRLAIAAEYRDGSTAQHIHRMSRYSELLARRYGLPNERCELIRTASPMHDIGKIGTPDHVLLKPGKFTQDELYVMAQHAEIGYRILAGSEAEILNVAATIALTHHERWDGTGYPRGLKGEEIPIEGRIVAIADAFDALTTARVYKPAFEFDHAVELMVKKRGLHFDPELLDVFLASLGDIRRIYEQYADKAPLGSIRES, encoded by the coding sequence ATGACGTTCCTGCAGGATGCAGCAAACCGACAGTCCACCCTCGACCTGAAGCGCGTGCTGGTCGTCGACGATGAAGAGCCGATCAGGCGTCTCTTAGGCTACATGCTGCAATCACACGGATACGAAACGGTTCTCGCTGCCGATGCGAAGGAGGCCCGTCAACGTCTGGAGGAGCATCCGTTCGCGCTGGTGCTCTGCGACGTGAACATGCCGGGCGAATCAGGCATGGATCTCGTCAGGAGTATTCTGGCCGACTATCCCTACACCGCGGCGATCATGGTCACCGGTCTCGACAGCGCCGTGCTTGCCAATGCAGCGCTGGACATGGGCGCATTCGGCTACGTCGTCAAGCCGTTTGAGTCCAATGAAGTGCTGATCAATGTCACAAACGCACTTCGCCGGCGTCGGCTGGAGATCGAGAACAAGCTCCACCAGGATAATCTCGAGGACATCGTCAGAACCAGGACGATGGCACTTCAACAGGCGCTGGAATGGCTTGAGCGGAGCGAAAAGGAACTCAGGCTTTCGAGGGAGGAAACGATCCAGCGGCTGGCCATCGCGGCGGAATACCGAGACGGGTCGACAGCGCAGCACATTCACAGAATGAGCCGGTACTCCGAGCTGCTGGCCCGACGCTACGGACTTCCCAATGAGCGGTGCGAGCTCATCCGGACGGCCAGCCCCATGCACGATATCGGGAAGATCGGCACTCCGGACCATGTTCTCCTGAAACCGGGGAAATTCACGCAGGATGAGTTGTACGTCATGGCCCAGCACGCCGAAATCGGATACCGGATTCTTGCCGGCTCAGAGGCCGAGATCCTCAATGTGGCCGCGACCATCGCCCTGACGCATCATGAACGCTGGGACGGCACCGGCTATCCGCGAGGGCTGAAGGGAGAAGAGATTCCCATCGAGGGCCGCATCGTCGCCATCGCGGACGCATTCGACGCTCTCACGACGGCGCGCGTCTACAAACCGGCGTTCGAATTCGACCATGCGGTGGAACTCATGGTCAAGAAGCGCGGGCTGCATTTCGATCCAGAACTCCTCGACGTGTTTCTGGCTTCCCTCGGCGACATCAGGCGCATCTACGAGCAATACGCCGACAAGGCGCCGCTCGGTTCCATCCGCGAGTCCTGA
- the metH gene encoding methionine synthase, translated as MSDIETLLRERILILDGAMGTMIQQRKLDEAAFRGERFKDWEKDLKGHNDLLNLTQPALVEDIHRQYLEAGADIIETNTFNSQAVSLSDYHMDTLGYELSRAGAVCAKRAVETVQSADPKRRCFVAGAIGPTTKTSSISTDVNNPAARGTTYQELVRAYGEQVRGLLDGGTDLLLVETIFDTLNAKAAFFAIQQVFSSEGRRVPIMASVTFIQAGSNRGVTGQTVEAFWNSISHVPLLSVGINCALGPKEMRPLIEELSQIAPVYVSAHPNAGLPNPLLPTGFPETPETLAPQLRDWAKNGWLNIVGGCCGTTPAHIKLIAEATRGIAPRRIPDVQPYTRLSGLEALTLRPDSNFTNVGERTNVTGSPAFARLILAGDYEAALSVARQQVDGGAQIIDINMDEGMLDSVAAMEKFLRLIASEPDIARVPIMVDSSKWEVLETGLRNIQGKAVVNSISLKEGEQKFVDQGTLVRRYGAAVVVMAFDERGQADTLERKQEICARSYKILTERVGFPPQDIIFDPNILTVATGIDEHNNYAVNFIEATRWIKQHLPEAKVSGGISNISFSFRGNNVVREAMHAAFLYHAVKAGLDMGIVNAGQLAVYEEIPKDLLELVEDVLLNRRPDATERLVSFAETVKQKGKTLVQDDAWRKGTVEERLSHALVKGITDYIEQDTEEARRKYAKPLSVIEGPLMAGMNVVGDLFGSGKMFLPQVVKSARVMKKAVAYLMPFMEEEKKRLGDYRSQGKVLLATVKGDVHDIGKNIVGVVLGCNNYEVIDLGVMVPCEKILATAKDRKVDVIGLSGLITPSLDEMVHVAKEMTREGFDLPLLIGGATTSKAHTAVKIAPSYAPSVVHVLDASRAVGVMGNLMGTQRPTFVQQVRDDYERVRQAHQDRGARPLVSLDAARKNRLDSDWTSIDVPEPSFLGTRELRELALGELVPYIDWTPFFHTWELRGRFPAIFDDPTVGSKAKELYEDAGRLLEEIIRRRLLTANGVYGFFAAASVGDDIALFTDRSRAQTLTTFHTLRQQSEKPPSQANLALADFVAPQISGKADFIGAFAVTAGIGTDELCRRFESDHDDYNSIMAKALADRLAEAFAEYLHQRVRGEWGYGLGERLTNEELIKEHYRGIRPAPGYPACPDHTEKEALFKLLDVERHTGIRLTESFAMLPAASVSGLYFAHPQAKYFAVGKVGKDQVEDYAGRKGMSLAVVERWLAPNLNYEPV; from the coding sequence ATGAGCGACATCGAAACGCTTCTTCGCGAGCGCATCCTCATTCTCGACGGGGCGATGGGCACCATGATCCAGCAACGCAAGCTGGACGAGGCCGCGTTTCGCGGCGAACGCTTCAAAGATTGGGAAAAAGACCTGAAGGGCCACAATGATCTGCTGAATCTGACGCAACCGGCCTTGGTCGAAGACATTCATCGGCAGTATCTCGAGGCCGGAGCGGACATCATCGAAACCAACACGTTCAACTCCCAGGCAGTTTCGCTGTCCGATTACCATATGGACACCTTGGGGTACGAGCTCTCGCGGGCCGGGGCCGTCTGCGCCAAACGCGCCGTGGAAACCGTCCAATCGGCCGATCCGAAACGGCGGTGTTTCGTCGCCGGCGCGATCGGGCCGACCACCAAGACGTCGTCCATCTCCACGGATGTCAACAATCCCGCCGCGCGCGGCACGACCTACCAGGAACTCGTTCGCGCCTACGGCGAACAGGTTCGCGGTCTCCTGGACGGGGGAACGGATCTCCTGCTCGTCGAGACCATCTTTGACACACTCAACGCCAAAGCGGCCTTCTTTGCCATCCAGCAGGTGTTCTCCTCGGAGGGACGACGCGTGCCGATCATGGCGTCCGTTACGTTTATTCAAGCCGGCAGCAATCGCGGCGTAACCGGCCAAACCGTGGAGGCCTTCTGGAACTCCATCTCGCATGTCCCCTTGCTGAGCGTCGGCATCAATTGCGCCCTCGGACCCAAGGAAATGCGGCCGCTCATCGAAGAGCTGTCGCAGATCGCTCCGGTGTATGTCAGCGCGCATCCGAACGCAGGCTTGCCCAATCCGCTGCTCCCCACCGGTTTTCCTGAGACGCCCGAAACCTTGGCGCCGCAATTGCGCGACTGGGCCAAGAACGGCTGGCTGAACATCGTCGGCGGCTGCTGCGGAACGACGCCGGCTCACATTAAGCTCATTGCGGAAGCGACTCGCGGCATTGCGCCCAGAAGAATTCCGGATGTGCAGCCCTATACCAGGCTGAGCGGACTCGAAGCGCTGACGCTCCGTCCCGATTCCAATTTTACGAATGTCGGCGAGCGCACGAACGTCACCGGCTCGCCGGCGTTCGCCAGACTGATTCTCGCAGGCGACTACGAGGCGGCCTTGTCCGTGGCGCGCCAGCAAGTGGACGGCGGCGCCCAGATCATCGACATCAACATGGACGAGGGCATGCTCGATTCCGTCGCCGCCATGGAGAAATTTCTTCGACTGATCGCTTCCGAGCCCGACATCGCGCGCGTCCCGATCATGGTCGACAGCTCCAAATGGGAGGTGCTCGAGACAGGCTTGCGGAATATCCAGGGCAAGGCGGTGGTCAACAGCATCAGTCTGAAGGAGGGCGAGCAGAAGTTCGTGGACCAGGGGACGTTGGTTCGCCGATACGGGGCCGCCGTCGTGGTCATGGCGTTCGACGAACGGGGTCAGGCCGACACGCTCGAGCGCAAACAGGAAATCTGCGCGCGCTCCTATAAGATTCTGACCGAGCGGGTCGGTTTCCCTCCTCAGGATATCATCTTCGATCCCAATATCCTGACCGTCGCGACGGGGATCGACGAACACAACAACTATGCCGTCAACTTCATCGAGGCGACGCGCTGGATCAAGCAACACCTCCCGGAAGCGAAAGTCAGCGGAGGCATCAGCAACATCTCGTTTTCGTTTCGCGGGAACAACGTCGTGCGGGAGGCCATGCACGCGGCCTTTCTCTATCACGCCGTCAAGGCCGGACTCGATATGGGCATCGTCAATGCCGGCCAGCTCGCCGTGTATGAAGAAATCCCCAAGGACTTGCTCGAACTGGTGGAGGACGTGCTGCTGAACCGCCGGCCCGACGCCACCGAACGGCTGGTGAGCTTTGCCGAGACGGTCAAACAGAAAGGCAAGACCCTCGTTCAGGACGACGCTTGGCGCAAGGGCACAGTGGAGGAGCGGCTTTCCCACGCGCTCGTGAAGGGCATCACGGACTACATTGAGCAGGACACGGAGGAGGCGAGACGGAAATACGCCAAGCCGTTGTCCGTGATCGAAGGGCCCTTGATGGCCGGAATGAACGTCGTGGGGGACCTGTTCGGATCGGGCAAGATGTTCCTTCCACAGGTCGTGAAAAGCGCCCGCGTGATGAAAAAGGCGGTCGCGTACTTGATGCCCTTCATGGAGGAGGAGAAGAAACGGCTGGGCGACTATCGATCGCAGGGCAAAGTTCTGCTCGCCACCGTCAAGGGAGACGTGCACGATATCGGCAAAAATATCGTCGGGGTCGTCCTCGGATGCAACAACTACGAGGTCATCGATCTCGGGGTGATGGTACCCTGCGAAAAGATTCTGGCCACGGCCAAGGATCGCAAGGTCGATGTCATCGGATTGAGCGGCTTGATCACGCCGTCTCTCGACGAGATGGTTCACGTCGCCAAGGAAATGACCCGCGAGGGTTTTGACCTGCCGTTGCTCATCGGAGGAGCCACGACGAGCAAGGCCCACACGGCGGTCAAGATCGCCCCTTCCTATGCCCCATCGGTCGTGCACGTGCTGGACGCCTCCAGAGCCGTGGGAGTGATGGGCAATCTCATGGGAACCCAGCGTCCCACGTTCGTCCAACAGGTCCGGGACGACTACGAGCGAGTCCGTCAAGCCCATCAGGATCGAGGAGCTAGGCCGCTGGTCTCCCTGGATGCCGCACGGAAAAACCGGCTGGACTCGGACTGGACATCCATCGATGTGCCGGAACCATCCTTTCTCGGCACCAGAGAACTCAGGGAACTGGCCCTCGGGGAACTGGTCCCCTACATCGATTGGACGCCCTTTTTCCATACGTGGGAGCTCAGGGGCCGATTTCCGGCGATCTTCGACGACCCTACCGTGGGCAGCAAGGCCAAAGAACTCTACGAGGATGCTGGAAGGCTGCTGGAAGAAATCATTCGGCGCCGGTTATTGACGGCCAACGGCGTCTACGGCTTCTTCGCCGCCGCGTCGGTGGGCGATGACATCGCGCTCTTTACCGATCGGTCCCGCGCGCAGACATTGACGACATTCCACACCTTACGCCAGCAGTCGGAGAAACCGCCGAGTCAGGCCAATCTGGCTCTGGCCGATTTTGTCGCGCCTCAGATCTCCGGCAAGGCGGATTTTATCGGCGCCTTTGCGGTCACGGCTGGTATCGGCACCGACGAGCTCTGTCGCCGGTTCGAAAGCGACCACGACGACTACAACTCCATCATGGCCAAAGCGCTGGCGGACCGGCTGGCCGAAGCCTTTGCCGAATATCTCCATCAACGCGTACGGGGAGAGTGGGGCTATGGGCTGGGGGAGCGGCTGACAAACGAGGAACTCATTAAAGAACACTATCGAGGAATCCGCCCGGCCCCCGGATATCCTGCCTGTCCGGACCACACGGAAAAGGAGGCGCTGTTCAAGCTGCTGGACGTTGAACGCCATACGGGCATCCGCCTGACGGAAAGTTTTGCGATGTTGCCGGCCGCATCGGTCAGCGGCTTGTACTTCGCGCATCCGCAGGCGAAATATTTCGCGGTCGGGAAGGTGGGGAAAGATCAAGTCGAGGATTATGCCGGCCGGAAGGGGATGTCACTTGCCGTGGTAGAACGCTGGCTGGCACCCAACCTGAACTACGAACCAGTCTAG
- the rph gene encoding ribonuclease PH, which translates to MNGSGGVLRADGRRKDQLRPIKITRNFIKHAEGSVLIEMGDTKVVCTASVEEKVPPFLKGRGTGWVTAEYSMLPRSTHERSPREAVKGKQGGRTLEIQRLVGRALRAVTGLDQMGERSIWIDCDVIQADGGTRTASITGAFIALADAFTTLKTKGLIKKRPLTDYLAAVSVGKVGGEILVDLAYVEDSVAEVDMNLVMTSKGQFVEIQGTAERTPFAKQDMDGFLAQGWSAIQTLTNLQKELVGALD; encoded by the coding sequence ATGAACGGTTCCGGAGGAGTTCTACGCGCCGATGGACGCAGAAAAGACCAGCTTCGTCCGATTAAAATCACCCGAAACTTCATCAAGCATGCCGAGGGGTCCGTCTTGATCGAAATGGGCGACACGAAAGTCGTCTGCACCGCATCAGTCGAGGAAAAGGTCCCCCCTTTTCTCAAGGGAAGGGGAACGGGATGGGTGACGGCAGAATACAGCATGCTCCCACGCTCCACGCACGAACGGTCGCCTCGCGAGGCCGTCAAAGGCAAACAAGGCGGTCGAACTTTGGAGATCCAGCGTCTCGTGGGACGTGCCCTGCGCGCCGTTACCGGCCTGGATCAAATGGGCGAACGGTCGATCTGGATCGACTGCGATGTCATCCAGGCGGACGGCGGGACAAGAACCGCGTCCATTACCGGAGCCTTCATCGCCTTGGCCGATGCGTTCACCACGCTGAAGACGAAGGGTTTGATCAAGAAGCGCCCCTTGACCGATTATCTGGCCGCCGTCAGCGTGGGAAAGGTCGGAGGGGAGATTCTCGTCGATCTCGCTTACGTCGAGGATTCGGTCGCGGAGGTCGATATGAATCTTGTCATGACCTCCAAGGGCCAGTTCGTTGAAATTCAGGGCACGGCGGAGCGGACGCCCTTCGCCAAGCAAGACATGGATGGATTTCTGGCTCAGGGATGGTCGGCGATTCAGACGCTCACGAATCTGCAGAAGGAGCTCGTTGGGGCTCTGGATTGA
- the hemW gene encoding radical SAM family heme chaperone HemW, whose translation MSQPLGLYVHIPFCRRRCDFCSFYLEVHHQAAADRFLAALHTEMALHARQDDVRRRPLSSVYFGGGTPTALETSDLIGILDGIRGHFELSVDCEVTIEAHPATVVMKDLSALAGAGFTRMSFGAESMEDRELAGIGRAALAGETVVAVQQARKAGFTNINLDVMYGLPGQSMASWISTLERCLDLSPVHLSCYALTVEPGTALAGDIEARRCSPPDEALQVAMDEAAHALLSAAGYERYEISNYAKPGHMCRHNLLYWTHGAYLGLGPSAQSFLNGARFGKTASLNAYRTDLAAQRLPLSDYAVLSDQERLRDSVIFGLRLSRGVPTASLSAHGTNYGHGRTIRRLRDGHLIEEVDRYTRLTARGRLYADHVAEQLY comes from the coding sequence ATGAGCCAGCCTCTCGGTCTGTATGTCCACATTCCATTCTGTCGGCGCCGGTGCGACTTCTGCTCGTTCTATCTGGAAGTCCATCATCAGGCTGCGGCCGACAGGTTTCTGGCTGCACTGCACACCGAGATGGCGCTCCATGCGCGGCAGGACGATGTGCGGAGACGGCCGCTGAGTTCGGTGTATTTCGGCGGTGGAACCCCCACGGCCTTGGAGACGTCGGACCTGATCGGTATTCTCGACGGGATCCGAGGGCATTTTGAATTGTCGGTCGATTGCGAAGTCACGATCGAAGCGCATCCCGCCACTGTGGTCATGAAGGATCTCTCGGCGCTTGCGGGCGCCGGATTCACCCGAATGAGTTTCGGGGCCGAATCGATGGAGGACCGCGAACTCGCCGGCATCGGGCGCGCTGCGCTTGCCGGTGAAACGGTTGTCGCCGTGCAGCAAGCCCGCAAGGCCGGCTTCACGAATATCAATCTTGACGTGATGTACGGGCTTCCAGGCCAATCGATGGCCAGTTGGATCTCGACGCTGGAGCGGTGTCTCGACCTGAGTCCCGTACACCTCTCGTGCTACGCCCTGACCGTCGAACCCGGGACGGCGCTGGCCGGGGATATCGAAGCCCGCCGTTGTTCGCCTCCGGATGAAGCGCTACAGGTCGCCATGGACGAGGCGGCTCACGCTCTGTTGAGCGCGGCCGGATACGAGCGATACGAGATATCGAACTACGCCAAACCTGGGCACATGTGTCGCCACAATCTTCTGTATTGGACGCATGGCGCTTACTTGGGGCTCGGCCCGAGCGCGCAATCTTTTCTGAACGGCGCTCGGTTCGGCAAGACGGCGAGCTTGAATGCCTATCGAACGGATTTGGCCGCACAGCGGCTGCCACTGTCGGATTATGCCGTCTTGTCCGACCAGGAACGCCTCAGGGATTCCGTGATCTTCGGGCTCAGGTTGAGCCGGGGAGTCCCGACGGCCAGCCTCTCCGCCCACGGCACGAATTACGGCCATGGCCGCACGATCAGACGCTTACGCGACGGACATCTCATCGAAGAAGTGGATCGGTATACCAGATTGACGGCCAGGGGACGTCTCTATGCGGACCACGTTGCGGAACAGCTGTACTGA
- a CDS encoding iron-containing redox enzyme family protein, with product MSKRMTKARFQEEILCIMDRKDHWAWPFFAEGTIPLDRLKRHFQQEYEVYVRDFPVFLAQIHGHNPPPAVRRMLAENIYEEDTGGLSLGKSHPDLFLSMMNGLGYAGRDFDRVQLLPAAGRYRAWLEQASDHRHWVVGAAAMTVFVEGSVKDRRELAEPSKPKTAEEVEAVIGEHPLVKHYGLSPDCMDLIRAHQMVEAGHRHDAYDMVVNYAVTGIQQQTILSCLKKCLALWLAYRDAVARACGLTKTGA from the coding sequence ATGTCGAAGCGTATGACCAAAGCCCGTTTCCAAGAAGAAATCCTCTGCATCATGGATCGCAAGGATCACTGGGCTTGGCCGTTTTTTGCCGAGGGGACGATTCCCCTAGACCGTCTCAAGCGACACTTTCAACAGGAGTATGAGGTGTACGTCCGGGATTTTCCCGTGTTCCTCGCCCAAATCCATGGACACAATCCCCCGCCGGCCGTCAGACGGATGTTGGCTGAGAATATCTATGAAGAGGATACCGGCGGCCTCTCATTGGGCAAATCGCACCCTGATCTGTTTCTCAGCATGATGAACGGCCTCGGCTATGCGGGACGGGATTTCGACCGGGTTCAACTCCTTCCGGCAGCCGGACGTTACCGGGCGTGGCTGGAACAGGCGTCGGACCACCGCCATTGGGTGGTCGGGGCGGCGGCCATGACGGTATTTGTGGAGGGCAGCGTCAAGGACCGGAGGGAACTCGCGGAGCCGTCGAAACCCAAGACCGCGGAGGAAGTGGAAGCCGTCATCGGTGAGCATCCTCTGGTCAAGCACTATGGTCTCTCGCCCGATTGCATGGATCTGATCCGCGCCCATCAGATGGTGGAAGCGGGGCATCGGCACGATGCCTATGATATGGTAGTGAATTACGCCGTAACAGGCATTCAACAGCAGACGATTCTTTCCTGCCTCAAGAAATGTTTGGCGCTCTGGCTTGCCTATCGCGACGCAGTGGCCCGTGCGTGCGGCCTGACCAAGACGGGCGCGTGA
- a CDS encoding formylglycine-generating enzyme family protein, protein MILSRRVAPLLLAVLLSCPCVVFSAPPPMVLVPAGEFPMGSPSGGDGLPDEQPQRLIYVSGFYIDVYEVTNEAYERFVDSTGHPMPENSNPRATLWNNRHPLAGTERHPVVNVSWLDAAAFCRWAGKRLPTEAEWEKAARGSDGRLYPWGNVWNPSWANSASYWAGRRIDFANSTEWEAFWIHGEGAQLAKAKGLKGEVLTLPVGSFPQGISSYGLHDMAGNAAEWVQDWYDPNYYRSAPLTDPSGPERGAIKSMRGGSWLKPAVSLRTSDRDWGTMDSRPSGTGFRCAKDAF, encoded by the coding sequence GTGATCCTTTCTCGTCGCGTTGCTCCCCTTCTGCTGGCCGTACTCCTGTCTTGTCCCTGTGTCGTCTTCTCTGCTCCACCGCCGATGGTGTTGGTTCCGGCCGGAGAATTTCCGATGGGCTCGCCGTCCGGCGGCGACGGCCTGCCGGACGAGCAGCCGCAGCGGCTGATATATGTCAGCGGCTTCTACATCGATGTATACGAAGTCACGAACGAAGCCTATGAACGATTCGTCGATTCAACGGGGCATCCGATGCCCGAGAATTCCAACCCGCGCGCCACTCTTTGGAACAATCGTCATCCCTTAGCGGGTACCGAGCGCCATCCGGTCGTCAACGTCAGCTGGCTCGATGCGGCGGCATTCTGTCGGTGGGCAGGAAAGCGGTTGCCGACCGAAGCCGAATGGGAAAAGGCCGCACGCGGTTCAGACGGCCGTCTCTATCCCTGGGGCAACGTGTGGAACCCATCCTGGGCGAACAGTGCCAGCTATTGGGCCGGCCGGAGGATCGATTTCGCCAACTCGACGGAATGGGAAGCATTCTGGATCCACGGAGAGGGAGCGCAGCTTGCCAAGGCCAAGGGGCTCAAGGGTGAAGTGCTGACCTTGCCGGTCGGCAGTTTTCCCCAGGGAATCAGTTCCTACGGGCTCCATGACATGGCAGGCAATGCGGCCGAATGGGTCCAGGACTGGTACGATCCCAATTATTACCGGTCGGCCCCTCTCACGGACCCCAGCGGTCCTGAGCGAGGCGCGATCAAATCCATGCGTGGAGGATCGTGGTTGAAGCCGGCCGTCAGCCTTCGAACGAGCGACCGTGACTGGGGCACGATGGACAGTCGTCCGAGCGGCACGGGCTTCCGCTGTGCGAAAGATGCGTTTTGA
- a CDS encoding DUF2007 domain-containing protein: MNLVRIAEPFTPGELVMLQSLLDGSGIEYVLRHANVSSLYPGIPALTSQVFVDERDVPRAEHLLSRLRSELREVPQTTPDNG; encoded by the coding sequence ATGAACCTCGTGCGGATCGCGGAACCATTCACGCCCGGCGAGTTGGTGATGCTGCAGAGTTTGTTAGACGGAAGCGGTATCGAGTATGTACTCCGCCATGCGAACGTGAGCAGTCTGTACCCGGGCATCCCCGCGCTGACATCCCAGGTGTTCGTCGACGAACGGGATGTCCCCCGTGCGGAGCATTTGCTGAGTCGCCTCAGATCGGAGCTTCGCGAGGTGCCTCAGACGACGCCGGACAACGGTTAA
- a CDS encoding XTP/dITP diphosphatase, with amino-acid sequence MSSMITELVLATRNRHKGEELTALLSNLGIRVRTLAEFPDAPEVTEDGDTCEANAVKKARTIADVTGLPAVADDTGLEVDALSGRPGVFAARYAGEHVSYENNWRKLLKELAGIPRNRRQARFLTVAALALPGGDIEVAQGTLEGLIAEEPAGTGGFGYDPVFHVPELGKTLAELSAEQKNRISHRAKAFAKIREVLAKRMVSVE; translated from the coding sequence ATGTCCAGCATGATCACCGAGTTGGTCCTTGCCACTCGGAACCGCCACAAAGGGGAGGAACTCACCGCCCTCTTGAGCAACCTCGGGATCCGCGTCCGGACGTTGGCCGAGTTTCCCGACGCGCCTGAGGTAACGGAAGACGGCGACACCTGTGAGGCAAACGCGGTGAAAAAGGCCAGAACCATCGCAGACGTCACCGGACTTCCCGCCGTGGCCGACGATACGGGATTGGAAGTCGATGCGCTGAGCGGGCGGCCTGGAGTTTTCGCAGCTCGGTATGCGGGCGAGCACGTGTCTTACGAGAACAATTGGCGCAAGTTATTGAAAGAACTTGCGGGGATTCCGAGGAACCGGCGGCAAGCGCGTTTTCTCACGGTTGCGGCCTTGGCTCTGCCGGGCGGCGACATAGAGGTGGCGCAGGGTACCCTGGAGGGGCTCATCGCAGAGGAGCCGGCCGGGACCGGCGGGTTCGGCTATGATCCGGTATTTCACGTGCCGGAACTCGGCAAGACGCTGGCTGAGCTTTCTGCGGAACAGAAGAATCGTATTAGTCATCGAGCTAAAGCCTTTGCGAAGATTCGTGAGGTGTTGGCGAAACGAATGGTGAGTGTTGAATGA
- the cax gene encoding calcium/proton exchanger — MKDLFRSWLDVLLIFVPVSVALELFHADPLAVFVCSALAIIPLAGVLGRATEHLSSHVGEGIGGLLNASLGNAAELIIALAALRNGLHDVVKASLTGSILGNILLVLGAAMIAGGIKYERQKFNQTAAGMGASLLLLAAVGLIIPAVFHLTAASQGAAVERELSLEIAIVLFAIYVLSLVFSLKTHRHVYAGEGHGPADLGEIQWSQAKSTVVLSVTTVLIAVMSETLVGALEPAAHRLGMTQLFVGVVLVALVGNAAEHSTAVMVAVKNKMDLALGIAVGSSLQIALLVAPVLVFASYLFGRPLDLIFTPFEVAAVTMSVLIVGFVAMDGESHWMEGVMLVGVYAMLAVAFFFLPA; from the coding sequence ATGAAGGATTTGTTCAGATCTTGGCTCGATGTCTTGCTCATTTTTGTCCCGGTCTCGGTGGCACTGGAGCTGTTCCACGCCGACCCGCTCGCGGTATTTGTCTGTTCCGCTCTGGCCATCATTCCGCTTGCCGGTGTCCTCGGACGCGCGACCGAACACCTGTCCTCCCATGTCGGAGAAGGAATCGGGGGCCTGCTCAACGCCTCGCTCGGCAACGCCGCGGAGTTGATTATCGCGCTGGCGGCGTTACGAAACGGCCTGCATGACGTCGTCAAGGCGTCGCTCACCGGATCGATTCTGGGCAATATCCTTCTCGTGCTCGGCGCCGCCATGATCGCCGGCGGCATCAAATACGAACGGCAGAAGTTCAACCAGACGGCGGCCGGCATGGGGGCCAGCTTGCTGCTTCTGGCCGCCGTCGGCTTGATTATCCCCGCAGTCTTTCATCTGACGGCCGCCTCGCAAGGCGCAGCGGTCGAACGAGAGCTGAGTCTCGAGATCGCCATTGTATTATTCGCCATTTACGTGTTGAGTCTCGTGTTTTCCTTGAAGACACACCGTCATGTCTATGCCGGCGAGGGACATGGCCCTGCCGACCTCGGCGAAATCCAATGGAGCCAGGCCAAGTCAACCGTGGTCCTGAGTGTGACCACCGTGCTTATTGCCGTCATGAGCGAGACGCTCGTGGGAGCCTTGGAGCCGGCGGCCCACCGCCTCGGTATGACGCAACTCTTCGTCGGCGTGGTGCTTGTGGCCTTGGTAGGCAACGCCGCCGAACATTCGACCGCCGTCATGGTGGCGGTGAAGAACAAGATGGATCTGGCACTCGGAATCGCGGTGGGCTCCAGCCTTCAGATCGCGCTCTTGGTCGCGCCGGTCCTCGTGTTCGCCAGTTATCTTTTCGGCAGGCCGCTCGACTTGATCTTCACGCCCTTCGAGGTCGCCGCCGTCACCATGTCCGTGCTGATCGTCGGTTTCGTCGCCATGGACGGCGAATCACACTGGATGGAAGGAGTCATGCTGGTGGGAGTCTACGCAATGCTGGCGGTGGCGTTTTTTTTCCTGCCTGCCTAG